A stretch of the Bacillus anthracis str. Vollum genome encodes the following:
- a CDS encoding S-layer homology domain-containing protein, whose product MKKFSLLLTAFVMILTLFIPNLTSAKSFPDVQSNHWAIKEINYLSDKGIINGTPEGTFKPSDYVTRGQMALMLDLSLKLEKPSNYNHIFSDVAKGVYYYDSVHKLAHNNIVQRETNYFPDRSLTRAEMAVVLVKTFNLKPTGADVNFPDVPSNHWGYNYVKILAQNNITAGFPDGTFGPDVKVTREQFAAFLARVLEPSFRPGLPKPKGELEVHYINVEQGDATFIKSPSGETILIDGGNNGKGKVVANYLKGLGFQTIDYMIATHPDADHVGGLDEVLYAINVKNVYAPKVSHTTQTFKDFLTAVANKGLTIKEAKSGVTLPINGLNSQFLAPVKEYGNDLNEWSAVLKVTHGSKSFLFTGDAESKSEKDMVATYGSGLKSDVLKPGHHGSKTSSSQPFLDAVKPSIAIISAGAGNRYGHPTQETLAKLNAMSVKVYRTDLNGTVIINSDGSNISVRAER is encoded by the coding sequence TTGAAAAAGTTTAGTTTATTATTAACAGCATTTGTCATGATTTTAACATTGTTCATTCCAAATCTTACAAGTGCTAAATCTTTCCCTGATGTCCAATCTAATCATTGGGCAATTAAAGAAATTAACTATTTATCGGATAAAGGTATCATTAATGGTACACCAGAAGGAACTTTTAAACCGAGTGATTATGTAACTCGTGGACAAATGGCCTTAATGCTAGATTTATCATTAAAATTAGAAAAACCATCTAACTATAATCATATTTTTTCCGATGTAGCCAAAGGTGTCTATTACTATGATTCTGTACATAAGTTAGCACATAACAATATTGTACAACGTGAAACAAACTACTTCCCTGACCGCTCATTAACTCGTGCAGAAATGGCAGTAGTACTAGTTAAAACTTTTAATTTGAAACCTACAGGTGCTGACGTCAATTTCCCTGATGTTCCATCTAATCATTGGGGTTACAATTATGTCAAAATTTTAGCTCAAAATAATATTACAGCTGGATTTCCTGATGGTACATTTGGTCCAGACGTAAAAGTAACTCGTGAACAGTTCGCTGCATTCTTAGCAAGAGTATTAGAACCAAGTTTCCGTCCAGGTCTTCCTAAGCCTAAAGGAGAGTTAGAAGTCCATTATATAAATGTCGAACAAGGTGATGCTACATTTATTAAATCTCCAAGTGGAGAAACGATCCTTATTGATGGCGGAAATAACGGAAAAGGTAAAGTTGTAGCAAATTATTTAAAAGGATTAGGATTCCAAACTATCGATTATATGATTGCCACTCATCCTGATGCCGATCATGTAGGCGGATTGGATGAAGTACTTTATGCTATAAATGTAAAAAACGTTTACGCACCTAAAGTAAGTCATACGACACAAACGTTTAAGGACTTTTTAACTGCAGTAGCTAACAAAGGATTGACTATTAAAGAAGCGAAATCTGGAGTAACTTTACCAATCAATGGTTTAAACTCACAATTTTTAGCTCCTGTTAAAGAATACGGTAACGATCTAAATGAGTGGAGTGCTGTATTAAAAGTAACACATGGCAGCAAATCTTTCTTATTTACTGGTGATGCTGAATCTAAAAGTGAAAAAGATATGGTTGCAACGTATGGTTCCGGCCTAAAATCCGATGTATTAAAACCTGGACATCACGGAAGTAAGACATCTTCTTCTCAGCCATTTTTAGATGCAGTGAAACCAAGTATCGCTATAATCAGTGCAGGTGCAGGTAACCGATATGGCCATCCTACTCAGGAAACTTTAGCAAAGTTAAATGCAATGTCTGTTAAGGTATATAGAACTGATTTAAATGGAACTGTAATTATTAATAGTGATGGTTCTAACATTTCTGTAAGAGCGGAGAGATAA
- a CDS encoding GNAT family N-acetyltransferase — MYTYKLQDEKPICSEKLKRLYDSVGWWPERKEIDIQKMLKNSIAIGVWKENELIGFARVVSDGVFRAYLEDVVVHESVRNKGIGEKMLTMLLEEISYIDIVSLFCGEKLITFYGQQQFQTTKQIVMHRNQIVKE, encoded by the coding sequence ATGTACACGTATAAATTACAAGATGAGAAACCAATCTGTTCAGAAAAATTAAAGAGGCTTTATGATTCTGTCGGTTGGTGGCCAGAAAGAAAAGAAATCGATATTCAAAAAATGTTAAAAAACAGTATAGCAATTGGGGTATGGAAAGAAAATGAGTTAATCGGTTTTGCTAGAGTTGTTTCAGATGGTGTTTTTCGAGCGTACCTAGAAGATGTTGTTGTGCATGAAAGTGTAAGAAATAAAGGCATTGGTGAGAAGATGCTTACAATGTTGCTTGAAGAGATATCTTATATTGATATTGTGAGCTTATTTTGCGGAGAGAAACTTATAACTTTCTATGGGCAACAGCAATTTCAAACGACGAAACAAATTGTAATGCATCGTAATCAAATAGTGAAAGAATAG
- a CDS encoding DUF3006 domain-containing protein has protein sequence MKRGIIDRFEGELAVIEVNNVTIDVPKSKLPSTAKEGDVLIIEDDTYTIDKDETDKRRREIQDLMNKLFE, from the coding sequence ATGAAGAGAGGTATTATTGACCGTTTTGAAGGCGAACTAGCAGTTATTGAAGTGAATAACGTAACAATTGATGTACCTAAATCCAAACTCCCTTCCACTGCAAAAGAGGGTGATGTTCTTATAATAGAGGATGATACGTATACGATTGATAAGGACGAAACAGATAAAAGAAGACGTGAAATACAAGATTTAATGAATAAG
- a CDS encoding MmcQ/YjbR family DNA-binding protein yields the protein MNATREYCLSKRKATEDSPDGWNATCMRLNNKIFAIVNHEEGEKAAITLKCDPELVLRVREEYPETIIPGYHMNKVIRSSKQKTCKNIRTKNASLLNGGVFLSYKNVIKVR from the coding sequence ATGAATGCAACAAGAGAATATTGTTTATCGAAAAGAAAAGCGACAGAAGATTCACCAGATGGTTGGAATGCAACGTGTATGAGGCTTAATAATAAAATATTTGCAATAGTAAACCATGAAGAAGGAGAAAAAGCTGCAATTACATTGAAATGTGATCCAGAACTTGTGCTAAGAGTAAGAGAAGAGTATCCAGAAACAATCATTCCGGGGTATCATATGAATAAGGTTATACGGAGTTCAAAACAGAAGACTTGTAAAAATATTAGAACGAAAAATGCATCGCTATTGAACGGCGGTGTATTTTTATCTTACAAAAATGTAATAAAAGTACGATAG